The following DNA comes from Limnobacter sp. SAORIC-580.
GGCCACTGCCTCTGGCGGTAGCAACAACACCGTGAAAAGCGCGAATGAGGCCATTAAAGAGGGCAATGCTGCCTTGATGGATGCAATGGGCGCATCGGAGGCACTGATGACGGCAGATTTGTCTGACGATCCATTCGTGGCCAGCGAACCATTGTCAACCACATTCACCGTGAACAATGCAGTAGACGGCGATGTAGTGGTGCGCTGGTATTACAACACTGAAGATGATTCAAAGCTGAGTTTTACCTGCGCAGACGGCAGCGAAGTGACCAAAAGCGATTTGAGCAATGAAGAACGGCTTGCCACCTGTACCATCAAAACCGATGGCAGTAAAACCGTAATGGTTCAAACTAATGCTAACGCGGGTGCAGTGGAAATAGAAGTGGTTTCAACCTCGCAGGGCGCCGCAGTAGAACTGAGTGCGATGATCGATGGCGGCACTGTAGCCAGTGGCCGCCCACCCGTTTTAATGGCCAAGTTGGCGGGTAGTACTCCGATTACAAGTGCAACGATCAAAGTGTTGATATTCAACGCTGACAGCGAAAGTGAAACACCGGCTATTCCAGAAATTACTTTGAATGCGCAAAACGACAACGGCACCAATGGCGACAACCGTGCCAATGACGGCATTTACACGCTGAACCTGGCTGGTCGTTTGCCAGCGGGCAACTACTTTGTGTTGGCAGAAGCTACAACCGATGGCAACTCAAGGTTCAGTTCACAAGGCGTAATCAATGCTTCTGGCAACACACCCGGCACCAAGCTGGTGGGTGCGCCAATTCAACGGCAGTCCGAGGGTGAATTTACGCTTGATTCCGGGGCACCTGGTGTAACCACAACCGCACGAGCCAGCAACGGTGGTGGCGGCTGTACAGTGGGCAATGGCAGCGACGGCGGCCTGTTGGTGTTGCTGTCGCTGGCCGTGCTGGGCTTGATTGGGCGCGGCTTTAAAGCACTGCGTGGCCGCAGTGCGCGTTAAACACTGTTTGCTTTCAGGCCTGGCACCGCTGTTGGTGCTGGCCTGCGCGCAATCTGCCAATGCTGAAGTGATTTACAAAACCGTGGCTGGTGAAGAAACCACCTTGTCGCTTACCAAAAGCGACAAGCTGTGGACTTTAACGGTGAGTAACCAGTGGGGTAAATGGCAGCAAGTGAATTTGCTGCCATTGCACCACCCTTTGGACAAGCGCCCCCCACACCACCTGAAAATTGAACAAGAAGCCAACGGATTTGCTGTGCATGCCACTTACCCAGTGCGTGAATTTTATGAACAAGTAAGCCTGAGTTTTGAGCACAGAGAGATTGCACTTGGGCAAGACTGCCCGTTGCACTTAAGCCGATTCAGGAAAGAACAGCGCTATGCAATTTCAGATGAATTGCGATCGGGCGTTGTTGCCGATTACAACGCAGGTGTGGCGCGAATTTTAACCATAGAGGGGCAAGCACAAGGCACACCTTCATGGCCCATTCGACTGCTACCCCAGGATAGAAGTTTTTGTAACTTACCCTCGGTGCTCGACTTCATACCCGCACTGGACATACCCAAGGTGCACTAAATGTTCAACCAAGTGCGCCACTTTGAACTTGCAATCATTTTTTTTGTGATTTTACTGGGTGGCCTTCTGGCCCACCAGTTGGGCTACGCATTACGGTTGAATACAGCCTGGCATGCAGTACTTTTTTTGGCATTGGCACCCTTGCTGGAAGAGTATGTGTTTCGGTTTCACTTGCAGCAATGGATTGCTGATCGCTTTCGTGCTCCCCGATTCGCATTGCTTGCCAGTTCGATTATTTTTGCAATGTGCCACATACCCTGGATAGGATGGGTTGCCGTGGGCATGCTGATACCGGGGCTGATGCTGGGCCTTTACTGGCTACGCTTTAGGAACCTGTGGTGGAATGTGGTACTGCACAGCGCAATGAATGCTGTTTTAGCATTAACGACGTGGGTACTCGATGACTACTTTTTAATAAGGTAAAAGTTATCATCCCCCTCAATCGATATACAGCAATCGGATGTATTGGGCGAGTTTGACAAAAGCAAGCAGCTTGTGTCGTCTAGCGGGGTAATTTGAATTCCTGAAACCCCATTCGTAAAGTGGGCTTGTTTTTCGGTATCTAAATCTGCCCAATATCCGTCTGTTGCAATAATCAATTTGTCTTGCCTGGGCATAGGGCCGGGTGTAATTTCTACTTCGCAAATTCGGCCTGGTCTGAAACTTCTCGTAATAGTGTGGCGACTTTCGTGTTTTGCAAGGCATTCATCTGAAATATCCTCCACCGCATTAGCAAGCGTATGTGGTCGACTAAGCCATTCAATTTTATTGCCTAAACCGACTTGGCCCAGGCGACAGTCGCCAGCATGTATCGCATAAAATGCTGCGTTCCCAGCGTCGAGCAAAACTAAAAAACTGAGCCGCCCCTCGGGATAGATAGTTTTAAACTTGTCAGAAAGCGCGTTGACCAAAGCACTCAATTGAGCAGCTGTATCGAACCCAGCGTTGATGACAAACTGATCAGCCAGTGCTTTTGAATACTCGCACGCCAATACACCGCTTTGGCTTCCTTTCGTTGATCCGTCAACTACGACGTAAATAGCCTTGTTGCCGCATAAAGCGACTGCGCAATAATCTCGATTTTCCTGCGTCAACTTGCCTTTTTGTGTAATCCATTTTGCGCTGTAGACCATCCGTCAAGTTCCGCTCAATGCTTCAATGGCTTCAAGACGATTGAAGACAACTTGTTGACGAGCGGCACCACCGACCACCATGCCTTGAACTGCGTAATCAATCATTTCATCTTTTAACAGTGCAGCTATTTCTTCGGCAATGTAATTACGAACTTGTGGATCTGTTGCTTTAAGGTCGTTAATTAGCTCGGGCCTGCCGTCAACGATGTTCAGAATATCTTCAATATCACGACTTGCAAGTAGGTCATTTTCCCCTCGACCTTTGTAGGCCTCCAGCTTGGTGGCAATAAAATATGGTGGGCTTAATAACCGGATAATCAGATCATCGGTCAGTTGATAATTTTGTGTATTCGCAAGTGCCTGTTGGTACCAACGATTGCTAAACCCGAGTATTTTTTCATCATCGGGCATAAAGTCAACTTTCAAGTCGCCCAAACGCAGGCGACAAATAATTTCGTCTTCCATGCTGGTACTAAAACCTTTTTTCAGCAAACGATTTTGAAAATCGCTCCAACCCGAATAACCAACAACATTAACGATTAGGTCAACATCATCCGTCGCACGCACGCCGTCGAGTGTGACTCGGTCACTTATCAGCAACCCTGTGGTGCAACCACCCACAAAAGCAACCTCGGCAAGTAACTCGTCGCCAAGGGCACGAGCGACTTTTTCGATCATTCCCCTTAATTTATCGAAATCTTTAGCCATCGCTCATCAACCTTTTCTCAAACATATCAGCGGCAAGGTTTGCCTCGCGGGGATTACCGAGACGAATAGCGTCTATCAGCGCTAAATATTCATAGAGACGGTCATCTTCAAGCGATGCATTTGGTACCGATTTAAAAAGAGGCTGAATAGATTGCCCTTTTTGGTAGCCTTCGGCATAGGGCCAAACATAACTGTAATCACCGATGCTCATTAGTTTATCTTGAAGCATTGGCGCAGAAAAAGCTGTGGGTATCCCCCTTACAATTTCAGCTGGCTTGGCTGGAAACACGTATTTAAGCCCGTGCACAACGAACTCCAGAAGCGCCTTTTTATTGGCTTTCAGGTTTCCAGACTTTCGATCTTTGATGGCCATACCAATGTTGATGCTGCGCCAGATTGAGGCATTTACTTCTGTTTTACTGACTCCCAAGGCGGCAGCAAGTCCTCTGACGGAATATTGATCTACCATGCTTTCGATTAAGCTAGAGTGAGACGATGGACCTTGCTGCAAACAAACCAGCTTAAGAAGTATGTAAATGTCTTGGCTTTTCATGACCTGTTTTACAAAATTTTACGTGCTACTAGATATTAAAAAAGTGACTCAGTCGTCCCTTGTCCTAGGACTAAGGACACTTATACTACCAACCATAAGCTTAAGCAACCTTACTGTTCTTTTTAGAATGAAATAACACTATTTAAAGCAGTGCAAAATAATTAAGATGATTGCGACATTAAGCACCAACGACACCCGCAAAATTGCGTCTATGAAAATTTCAATTATTACCGCGGTGTACAACCGCGCGGGCACGCTGAACAGCTCGATCGATTCAGTGCAATCGCAGTGCTATGCCAACACCGAACATGTATTAGTTGATGGCGCTTCGAGCGATGGGTCTGTTGAATTGATTCAGCAACGCATGCGCGCGCACGACGTGTTTGTGAGCGAACGCGACGGCGGCATTTACGACGCGCTGAACAAGGGCTTGAAACTGGCCACTGGCGATGTAATTGGCCTGGTGCATTCAGACGACTTTTTAGCCGATCCGCATGTGCTTCGGGACGTGGCGCAGGCCCTAAGCCAACCCGGTGTACTCGGGGTGTATGGCGATTTGCAGTATGTGTCGAAAGACGACACCAACAAAGTGATTCGCCATTGGGAATCGGGCCAATACCACCCCAGCAAACTAAAGCACGGGTGGATGCCACCGCACCCTACCCTGTTTTTAAAGCGCGAAGTAATTGAGCAGTGGGGCGGCTATGACACCAGCCTGCGCATTGCAGCCGATTACGACGCCATGCTGCGCTACCTGCACAAGGGGCAAATTCAATTGGCTTACATTCCACGCGTGTTGGTCAAAATGCGGGTGGGCGGCGAGAGTAACAAGTCGCTTAAGAAAATTATGCAGAAAAGCCGCGAAGACATGACCGCCCTGCGCAACAACGGCGTGGGCGGTTTTGGCACCTTGGTGTTTAAAAACCTGAGCAAGATAAAGCAGTTTTTTTAACTGCGCGCGAGCAAGCCTTGATTTGCCTTTCTGGTTTCGTCTAACTGCTTGGCGATTAAGGCGCTGGTTTCTTGGCTTAAACCTACCGCCTTGGCCAAGGTTTCAAACTGAGCAAGGGCATGAACGGTGTGTTCAACAATTTGCCTAGCTTCGCCCCAATTCGCAAAACCTGCTGCAGCTGCCAGGCCCTGAACGGCCTTCAACGGCGGCGCTTTGCCAAAACCTGCAAATGCCGTGCTGTGCTCACCGTGGGGGTGGGGGCTAAAGGTGACATCGTAAAAAGGTGCAGGCTGCCAGTGGCCTTGGTCGTTCTGCAAAAACGCCCAGTTTTTGCTGTGGTCGTCTTGATTGCTCGCCAGCAAATTGAACACAGCGCGCCGAAATTGAAGCTGAGCTGCCGCAGGCGATTTACACAAGCGCCGGGTTGCTGAAATTAGCGTTTGGTAATCCAGACTGGGCAAGCGAAAGTCTGCACCCAACAGGCCACAAGCACTGTGCATGTGCAAGCGGCCGGCGGGGCCTGCTTGATTGGAAACCCAGTCAAAACGCTTGAAAGCCAGCCAAGGGTACTCACGATTGGCATGGCCAGGTTGAACCAAGGTGTGTTGTGCCGGCTCAAGCTGAAGTTGCTCGGCAAGCTGCAAGTACACCGCTTCGCAAACACCTTCCTCGTGGCCCAAGGGCAAACTTGCGGAAGTAAATTTAACCAACCAGGCTTCATCGCCCGCCCTGGGTGCCGTGCTGCAGTTGGCCCAGTTGCCGGGTTGCGCATATATCAAGGCCTTGGGCCTTGCACCACCCGAATTTCCGCTGACCACCAAGGCTTGCAGCACCTCCCCGGTTTGCCCCTCGAACACGGCTTGGGCTTGTTGACCCAATTCGCAAAGGTCAACATTGCCCTGCGTTATAGCTGCATATTGTGAATTGGGGGCGTACGCCAAGGCACCCACTGCACCCTGCCCCACAAAGGCCAGGCGGTCCATTTGCGTGAGCAGGTTGGGCAGTATGCCATGCTGGCGAAACACGCGGTCTTGAAGCAACAGCCCCCAGCTATCGGGCAGGCTATCTGCAAACACACCATGCAGGCCTTGGTGGGGGCCTGCTGGGGCTTGCTGAAGGGCCAATGTGTTATTCAGCGCGTAAGGCGACAAATTGCCGAAACGACCCAGGTAATGGTCATGGTACTGAAAGTAAACGCCTTGCCTGTTTTGCGCCAGCGTGCCCACTTCTACTTGCTGGCCAGTTGACAGGGTGCGGCTTACATTCAGTTTTTGGATGGGTTTAAAACTCATCGGCCAGCACCTGTTCGATGGTTGTTGGGTGGGCTAAGGTGTTGTTGTGCCGCTGGTTAAGCAGCATAGCCAGGCGGTCTATGTTGTCCAAGCACTCCCAAAGCAGCAAAAACTGGCGTAGCGATATCTGGCCGGTGGTTTCAAACTTTTTGATGGTGGGCGCTGGCACAGTGCTAATTTTTTCCAATGCCTGACGAGACAGCTTTTGCTGCTTGCGTAGCCGCTGAAGGTGCTGGGCCAGCTGATTTTGCAGGTTGGTTTCAGTAGACAAACTGATATTCATTTTAGATACAATAATATCCATCAATGCCAATTATAACATTTTTGGATATTATTGTGTCTATTTTCTAGGTTGGTATAAGTGCGTTTTAGTGGGCACGCCTGCGAAAGAAAATACCCAGCACCAGCATGCGGCGGTACAAGCGCACATAAGCCACTACGCTGAAGCCCAGCCATGCCAACACCATGCCCAGGCTTTCAGGCCAGAACACGGCGCCCAGCATGGGCACTGCGGCGTAAATCCACATGAGCGGCGAAGTAGCGGCATTGCGCTGCCAGGCAGGCGCATAAGGCAATAACTTGCGGCTTACCACGCGGCGGTACACAAGGCTGTGCAGGTGGCTTGCATCGGGAGTGCCAGGGTTGTGCCTGCGTTTGCGGGTGGTGCGGCGGTACACGCTAAAAAGCGTTTCAATAACCGGGTAACCACACACCAGCAGCATGGCCCAAGGGCTTACGTCGATGGGGTTGCGCATGGCCAGCATAACAGCCAGCATGGCCACGTAGTAGCCAAGGAAGTAGGCACCAGCATCGCCTAGGAACAAGTGGCCTTTGGGGTAGTTGATGAACAAAAAACCCAAGGTAACCGACACACCCAGTAGCGCCAGCTGAATAATGACAAAGTCGTCGACCCGCCAGGCAATGGTGGCCAGCGTAAGCAACATAAGCACCACCACGCCGCCGGCCAGGCCATGGAACCCGTCCACAATATTCACACTGTTGGCAATGCCACCTACTGCAAAGGCGGTGAATATAAGGCCGATTGGGGCAAGTGCCAGCAACAGGTCTACGCCCGGTACATTCACAAAACTGACCCAGTAGCCGGTAAGCAGTGCGGCGATTAAACCGCTGGCAATGGTAGCCAGAAGGCGGGCTTTCACGCTGATGCGTTTGGTAATGTCTTCGGCCAGGCCAAAAGCAAAGGCCGGCAATGCACCCAATAACAGCAGGCCTAGCAGGTGTTGGCGGTTGCTGCCCACCGGCAGGAAAGACCAAGCCGCAATTAAACCCACGGCCAGCGCTATACCGCCGATGCGGGGCGTTGGAATGGTGTGAAATTTCTGGATGCCCTGCGGGGCATCGAGTGTAAGGCGGCCATGCCATTTTTTAGTTAACACAATAAACAAGGCCACTAGAAAGCTACATGACAGCCCTACCATGGCCGAAGGCCAGTTCAAGCTTAGTGCCGCTGCTGTTTGCATGATGCTCCACACACATGAAACAGTGCTTGCGGGCAGGCAAGCACATTGTTTTATTTAAGTAATTAAAAATGCCCGAAACGGCAAATTGCTACAGGTAATATTTCTTAATTATTGCACCTGCTTCATGGCAGGTTTGTGACACAGCACCTAAGAGTGAAGTATACGCCTGCCTTTGTTACACGTGTTACAGCCTTTTGGATTCAGCCTAAGGCGATTAAATGCTAACGGGCGAGTGGGGAATTGGTTGGCACGGCGAATAATTAACAGAGCTTTATTTTGCAATGCCAAGGAATACCGCCAGGGCGCGTTCAATCTCAATAAGCCCGGTTGCATCAAGGCGCCCAAAGGCGGGGCCGACCTTTTCTTGTTTCACTGTGATCGCTTTATCAATCATGATCTGGGATACTTTTTGCAACCCATTCTCGGAAGTGGGGTGCACTGTGACACGCAGCAGAGGCGCAGAAACGAGCGTACCGGTTACCGGCAATACTGTTAATGTGGCGTGCTCTTGGAACAAGTTGGATTGAATAACCAATGCAGGGCGAGGTTTACCAAAATCGCCCTGCGTTGCGATTGTTACGAAATCACCTCTCATTAATCAGTCCAACCATCGATGTCCCGTGCCGACTCGTTTAACAAGTGCTCAATCGCTTGATCTGTAGCATCACTCTGCGCAACAACACTTGATTGGCGCGCACATTCGTCGGCGAAACCCGGTTTACGGGTATCAGGCACCCAAATTTGAATTGGTCGTAACCCGGCCGAACGCAAGGAATTGCGATGCTTTTGCACACGAGAATTTACATTGCTATTTGCCATCAGTTTCGCCCTTCCTGTTACATGTAACAGCTTACGCGATAGCAACACCACCTGCAACCTAGACAAGCCGGTCACCTTCCAACCAGTTGAATGGCCTGTTTGGCCATGGTATTGACCGACAGGTGCAGCAGGTTGAACACCCAGCGAATGGTGACCACTGAGGCATCGGCCACAGTGTGAGTTGCGCGCCCCAGGTAAGCCATGACGGCGTTGAGCATGCCCGCTACCTCTTTGGCCTGTTTGTGGCTGGCTTGGGCGTAGCGGGCGAGTATTTCGGCCATTTGATCGAGCACCGTGAATGCGCCTGTGCCGTAATGGCCCACACTGAGAAGGCTTTGTGCCCCTAGGCGAGAAAGCATGTCGTGAATGGCTTTGTTGATCAGTTTAAGCAAACGCCCACTGAACATGGCCCCAGGCATTTTGGCGAGTTGTTCAAACTGCCCTGCTTCCTTGTTGTTGGCGGGGTACAGGGAGTTTTCCAGCTGCTGTTGTTTGCCTTGTGTAAGGCTTTGCATTTGCTTCCAGCTGCCGTTGACCATACTGCTGTAGCCAATGGCAAGCTTGTGCTGCATAGGGTTGATTTTCAGCATGCCGCCTTCGAACAAGTAGGTGCCGTGCACATAGGGCGAGTGCACAAACGGATAAGTGGGCAGCATAGTGACGACATCGGCTTCATTGGCCACGCGGTACACATGGGCGGCTTTCATTTTTTTACTGAGGTGCTCGGCATACGGCACCATGCCCACGCGGGGAGCGGCCACCGTGTACAGGTAAGAATTCAGGCCCAGTTCAGCGCAGGCCGCCGCATTGAGGTTGGCTAGCGCGCCGCCCAGGCTGTGGCCCATGCAGTGCACTGCGGTGGGTTTGAAACCCAGATTTTGTTGCCGGATGAATTCATTGAGTTGCTGAACGTAGCTTTTGAAGGTGGTGCCAAAGCCTTTGTGAATGGCGTGGCCTGTGGGGCCGAGAGTGGGGATTGCGTTGATGTCGGTGCCGTAGTCTTCACGGCAGTGCGTAGTTCCACGGGTAGCGATGACGATTTCGCGGGAGCGACCACCGTTGAGTTGGGCCATGAAACCGAAGCCGCTGGAGACGGGGGTGATGAGGCCGGAGGTGGCGGTGATGATTCGCAAACTATCAATATTTACGAAAGGCAACTCGATATCCAACTCTCTCCTAAGCAATACAGAATCCCCTTTCTTCGTCGTGTATGCATTCTTGGAAAGTTGAAAAATTTGACCAGGATTAAGCTCATTCATATTGTTGTACTCCATTGTGTTTGCAGCGCACGATTCTTCCGTAGGAGTTTTGTTCGTACTTAGACAGATCGCACTCGATATTCAAAACCCCACCCTTCGCCTCAGTCCCGAGTTCAAAGTTTTGCTTTTGAAACGCCCAAAAGGTGTGAGGCTGACCGTCAAAATAAACCTCAAGAACTTGCGAAACATGGGGATTGGCAGACAACAAGTCAGGCCTTAAGAATCGACGTTCAGCCACAGTTTGGAACTGAAAGCGACCCTCTGAATCGGTTTGAACCTCGTCTTGATATTCATCATTCTCGAATCCACCACTTCGCAACAATCGAGTTACCTTTAAATTGGCCAGCGGCTTTCCCT
Coding sequences within:
- a CDS encoding CPBP family intramembrane glutamic endopeptidase, which gives rise to MFNQVRHFELAIIFFVILLGGLLAHQLGYALRLNTAWHAVLFLALAPLLEEYVFRFHLQQWIADRFRAPRFALLASSIIFAMCHIPWIGWVAVGMLIPGLMLGLYWLRFRNLWWNVVLHSAMNAVLALTTWVLDDYFLIR
- a CDS encoding protein phosphatase 2C domain-containing protein, producing MVYSAKWITQKGKLTQENRDYCAVALCGNKAIYVVVDGSTKGSQSGVLACEYSKALADQFVINAGFDTAAQLSALVNALSDKFKTIYPEGRLSFLVLLDAGNAAFYAIHAGDCRLGQVGLGNKIEWLSRPHTLANAVEDISDECLAKHESRHTITRSFRPGRICEVEITPGPMPRQDKLIIATDGYWADLDTEKQAHFTNGVSGIQITPLDDTSCLLLSNSPNTSDCCISIEGDDNFYLIKK
- a CDS encoding glycosyltransferase family 2 protein, with protein sequence MIATLSTNDTRKIASMKISIITAVYNRAGTLNSSIDSVQSQCYANTEHVLVDGASSDGSVELIQQRMRAHDVFVSERDGGIYDALNKGLKLATGDVIGLVHSDDFLADPHVLRDVAQALSQPGVLGVYGDLQYVSKDDTNKVIRHWESGQYHPSKLKHGWMPPHPTLFLKREVIEQWGGYDTSLRIAADYDAMLRYLHKGQIQLAYIPRVLVKMRVGGESNKSLKKIMQKSREDMTALRNNGVGGFGTLVFKNLSKIKQFF
- a CDS encoding type II toxin-antitoxin system HipA family toxin translates to MSFKPIQKLNVSRTLSTGQQVEVGTLAQNRQGVYFQYHDHYLGRFGNLSPYALNNTLALQQAPAGPHQGLHGVFADSLPDSWGLLLQDRVFRQHGILPNLLTQMDRLAFVGQGAVGALAYAPNSQYAAITQGNVDLCELGQQAQAVFEGQTGEVLQALVVSGNSGGARPKALIYAQPGNWANCSTAPRAGDEAWLVKFTSASLPLGHEEGVCEAVYLQLAEQLQLEPAQHTLVQPGHANREYPWLAFKRFDWVSNQAGPAGRLHMHSACGLLGADFRLPSLDYQTLISATRRLCKSPAAAQLQFRRAVFNLLASNQDDHSKNWAFLQNDQGHWQPAPFYDVTFSPHPHGEHSTAFAGFGKAPPLKAVQGLAAAAGFANWGEARQIVEHTVHALAQFETLAKAVGLSQETSALIAKQLDETRKANQGLLARS
- a CDS encoding XRE family transcriptional regulator is translated as MNISLSTETNLQNQLAQHLQRLRKQQKLSRQALEKISTVPAPTIKKFETTGQISLRQFLLLWECLDNIDRLAMLLNQRHNNTLAHPTTIEQVLADEF
- a CDS encoding MraY family glycosyltransferase, encoding MQTAAALSLNWPSAMVGLSCSFLVALFIVLTKKWHGRLTLDAPQGIQKFHTIPTPRIGGIALAVGLIAAWSFLPVGSNRQHLLGLLLLGALPAFAFGLAEDITKRISVKARLLATIASGLIAALLTGYWVSFVNVPGVDLLLALAPIGLIFTAFAVGGIANSVNIVDGFHGLAGGVVVLMLLTLATIAWRVDDFVIIQLALLGVSVTLGFLFINYPKGHLFLGDAGAYFLGYYVAMLAVMLAMRNPIDVSPWAMLLVCGYPVIETLFSVYRRTTRKRRHNPGTPDASHLHSLVYRRVVSRKLLPYAPAWQRNAATSPLMWIYAAVPMLGAVFWPESLGMVLAWLGFSVVAYVRLYRRMLVLGIFFRRRAH
- a CDS encoding type II toxin-antitoxin system PemK/MazF family toxin gives rise to the protein MRGDFVTIATQGDFGKPRPALVIQSNLFQEHATLTVLPVTGTLVSAPLLRVTVHPTSENGLQKVSQIMIDKAITVKQEKVGPAFGRLDATGLIEIERALAVFLGIAK
- a CDS encoding antitoxin MazE family protein translates to MANSNVNSRVQKHRNSLRSAGLRPIQIWVPDTRKPGFADECARQSSVVAQSDATDQAIEHLLNESARDIDGWTD
- a CDS encoding lipase family protein, with translation MNELNPGQIFQLSKNAYTTKKGDSVLLRRELDIELPFVNIDSLRIITATSGLITPVSSGFGFMAQLNGGRSREIVIATRGTTHCREDYGTDINAIPTLGPTGHAIHKGFGTTFKSYVQQLNEFIRQQNLGFKPTAVHCMGHSLGGALANLNAAACAELGLNSYLYTVAAPRVGMVPYAEHLSKKMKAAHVYRVANEADVVTMLPTYPFVHSPYVHGTYLFEGGMLKINPMQHKLAIGYSSMVNGSWKQMQSLTQGKQQQLENSLYPANNKEAGQFEQLAKMPGAMFSGRLLKLINKAIHDMLSRLGAQSLLSVGHYGTGAFTVLDQMAEILARYAQASHKQAKEVAGMLNAVMAYLGRATHTVADASVVTIRWVFNLLHLSVNTMAKQAIQLVGR
- a CDS encoding DUF6795 domain-containing protein; this translates as MYRILFALVLLLPLTPVPSEAFVFRKVVYCSPIEGFIHWQGKPLANLKVTRLLRSGGFENDEYQDEVQTDSEGRFQFQTVAERRFLRPDLLSANPHVSQVLEVYFDGQPHTFWAFQKQNFELGTEAKGGVLNIECDLSKYEQNSYGRIVRCKHNGVQQYE